A single genomic interval of Prunus dulcis chromosome 5, ALMONDv2, whole genome shotgun sequence harbors:
- the LOC117628702 gene encoding protein REVEILLE 7-like translates to MAVEDYSEATGSNASVAAADCSLKGDAQSKPVIELKAISSFGNDHTPKIRKPYTITKQREKWTEEEHHKFLEALKLYGRGWRQIEEHVGTKTAVQIRSHAQKFFSKVSKESSGPSEGSITPIEIPPPRPKRKPVHPYPRKSVDSLIGSPERSPSPHFSVSGKGQESPTSVLSALGSDVLGSAALDQPSRSATPTSCTTDMRSTILSHVEKENDYMTSNSSTEEVRESVPSVQLSADSTPEKFACMKHGSGSNHIVSTEGDAGSPRASPSIKLFGRTVLVSDLERQSPPGSVTKESKAKQENCQRENDKLAQTLRLDELDTRLSLGGIGEHQKQSPNSQKVNPDAPQPWWFMHNGLIPFFQVRSCNQNSVQIHANSCADETMKEMETSLSHDGSVSAVEILAEKHLEAADALCEETRSLPCSSRKGFAPYKRCLADRNMNSSGEMRDRQRARVCS, encoded by the exons ATGGCTGTTGAG GATTACAGTGAAGCCACAGGGTCAAACGCCTCTGTTGCAGCTGCCGATTGCAGTCTAAAAGGCGATGCACAATCTAAACCAGTGATTGAACTCAAGGCGATATCTTCCTTTGGCAATGACCATACACCTAAG ATCAGGAAACCTTACAcaattacaaaacaaagagaaaaatggaCAGAGGAAGAGCATCACAAGTTCCTTGAAGCCTTGAAATTGTATGGCCGAGGTTGGCGTCAAATAGAAG AACATGTAGGCACCAAAACTGCAGTTCAGATTCGAAGTCATGCTCAAAAGTTCTTCTCTAAG GTATCTAAGGAGTCGAGCGGACCTAGCGAAGGCTCCATCACACCAATTGAGATACCTCCTCCACGGCCTAAGCGGAAGCCTGTGCATCCTTATCCACGTAAATCAGTCGATTCTCTCATCGGATCACCAGAAAGGTCACCGTCCCCGCATTTTTCAGTTTCTGGGAAAGGCCAAGAATCGCCTACCTCAGTATTATCTGCACTTGGTTCAGATGTACTGGGGTCTGCAGCTTTGGACCAGCCTAGCAGATCTGCAACCCCAACTTCATGTACCACTGACATGCGCTCAACCATCTTATCCCATGTTGAAAAAGAGAATGATTACATGACATCCAACTCATCCACTGAAGAAGTGAGAGAGTCCGTGCCATCAGTTCAATTATCTGCTGACTCAACTCCAGAAAAATTTGCGTGCATG AAACATGGATCAGGTTCCAATCACATTGTGAGTACAGAAGGAGATGCTGGCAGTCCAAGAGCTTCCCCAAGTATTAAGCTGTTTGGAAGGACAGTTTTGGTATCAGACTTGGAGAGACAATCTCCACCTGGTAGTGTTACCAAGGAATCAAAGGCTAAACAAGAGAATTGTCAGAGGGAAAATGATAAGCTTGCTCAAACATTAAGATTGGATGAGTTAGACACGCGTTTGTCACTCGGTGGAATTGGGGAACACCAAAAGCAGAGCCCTAATTCTCAGAAAGTTAACCCTGATGCTCCTCAGCCATGGTGGTTTATGCATAATGGTTTAATACCATTTTTTCAAGTCAGATCATGTAACCAAAACTCAGTTCAAATACACGCCAATTCTTGTGCGGATGAAACAATGAAAGAGATGGAAACGTCTTTATCACACGATGGTTCAGTTAGTGCAGTGGAAATTTTAGCAGAGAAGCATTTAGAGGCTGCTGATGCGTTATGCGAAGAGACTCGCTCTCTCCCTTGCAGTTCAAGAAAGGGGTTTGCACCATACAAAAGATGCTTAGCAGATAGAAATATGAACTCATCAGGAGAGATGAGGGACAGACAGCGGGCTCGTGTCTGCTCATAG